GAACTCCTCTTCACTGCCCCTGGTGGCCTCCAATACCTTAGTGGAGTGATCCTTTTTGAGGAAACCCTCTACCAGAAGACAGCTGAAGGTATTTGACCCACTCCTCTTTGTGATATAAGATATGTCTATGTTTATGTATGAAAACATTGATAATATCCTTGAATTCATATAACCTTTGGATAAATTTCACACTATTCATCGCTTTCCATTCCTAATTTACAACATGGATTGCTGCCCTTTCCCATTCATACTTTAGATGGATCCTATGAATTCCCCTGGATTAACTTTTAGTTGCCTATCCTACAGCCGATGTGATATTCATGATCATTGTATGTTGCAGGCAAGCCATTCGTTGAGGTTTTGAAGGAAGGTGGTGTTCTTCCTGGCATTAAGGTTGACAAGGGCGTTGTTGAGCTTGCTGGTACCAATGGTGAGACCACAACCCAGGGTCTGGATGGCCTGGGCGCACGCTGCGCAAAGTACTATGAAGCTGGTGCCCGGTTTGCCAAATGGCGTGCTGTGCTCAAGATTGGTCCCAATGAGCCATCTCAGCTTTCAATCAACGAGAATGCCAATGGCTTGGCTCGTTATGCTATCATCTGCCAGGAGAATGGTTTGGTACCCATTGTTGAGCCTGAGATCCTTGTTGACGGGTCCCACTCCATTGACAAGTGTGCTGATGTGACTGAGCGCGTCCTTGCTGCATGTTACAAGGCTCTCAATGACCACCACGTCCTTCTTGAAGGAACTCTCTTGAAGCCCAACATGGTGACTCCCGGATCTGATGCCAAGAAGGCTTCACCAGAAGTGATTGCTGAGTACACCGTCCGTGCCTTGCAGCGCACTACCCCTGCAGCTGTCCCTGCTGTGGTGTTCTTGTCTGGTGGACAGAGTGAGGAGGAGGCTACTCTCAACCTTAACGCCATGAACAAGCTCCAGGGAAAGAAGCCATGGACTCTTTCCTTCTCCTTCGGCCGTGCTCTTCAAGCCAGCACTCTCAAGGCTTGGtcaggaaagaaagaaaatgttaaGGCTGCACAGGAGGCTCTCCTCACAAGGGCCAAGGCCAACTCAGAGGCAACCTTGGGAACCTACAAGGGCGATGCCAAGCTCGGTGAGGGTGCTGCAGAGTCTCTTCATGTCAAGGACTACAAGTATTGAGGGAGCTGTGTGGTAGGAAATGCAAGTGTGTTCTCTATGTTACCTCTGTCATAGTATAGGTTGGTCCTTTTTGGTACCATTTTCTTTATAAACTCGGCATGAGATACTAGTAGAATGATAAAAGCTTGAGGAACACTGGCAAGCATGGAGA
Above is a genomic segment from Rosa chinensis cultivar Old Blush chromosome 3, RchiOBHm-V2, whole genome shotgun sequence containing:
- the LOC112195180 gene encoding fructose-bisphosphate aldolase 1, cytoplasmic, producing MTAFKGKYHDELIANAAYIGTPGKGILAADESTGTIGKRFASINVENVEENRRALRELLFTAPGGLQYLSGVILFEETLYQKTAEGKPFVEVLKEGGVLPGIKVDKGVVELAGTNGETTTQGLDGLGARCAKYYEAGARFAKWRAVLKIGPNEPSQLSINENANGLARYAIICQENGLVPIVEPEILVDGSHSIDKCADVTERVLAACYKALNDHHVLLEGTLLKPNMVTPGSDAKKASPEVIAEYTVRALQRTTPAAVPAVVFLSGGQSEEEATLNLNAMNKLQGKKPWTLSFSFGRALQASTLKAWSGKKENVKAAQEALLTRAKANSEATLGTYKGDAKLGEGAAESLHVKDYKY